One window of the uncultured Fusobacterium sp. genome contains the following:
- the nagA gene encoding N-acetylglucosamine-6-phosphate deacetylase: MEKMLLKNGKIVLADRIITGDILLVDGKIKKIMEKDHPFYEQAIDLQGKYVVPGFIDVHIHGANGADAMDGTTEALKTISTFVAKHGTTNFLATTLTSTKENLEKVLSIAGELQNKELDGANIFGVHMEGPYFDVQYKGAQNEKYIKPAGIEEIKEFLSVKPGLVKLFSMSPKGDSALEAIKYLRSQGVVVSIGHSAIFFDDVQKAIKAGLGHSTHTFNGMRGINHRELGVAGAVLNSDDIMAEVIFDKIHVHPETVRLMIRAKGVDKIECITDAMSATGLAEGNYKLGELDVYVKDNQARLVSNDSLAGSVLTLDKAFKNIIELGYSIFDAVKMTSTNAAREFGLNAGEVAEGKDADLVILNPDYSVDMTLVKGKIKYKA, translated from the coding sequence ATGGAAAAAATGCTTTTAAAAAATGGGAAGATTGTTTTAGCCGATAGAATTATAACTGGGGATATTTTGTTAGTAGATGGAAAAATAAAAAAAATCATGGAAAAGGATCATCCTTTCTATGAACAAGCGATAGATTTACAAGGTAAATATGTTGTACCAGGATTTATAGATGTACATATTCACGGAGCAAATGGTGCAGATGCTATGGATGGAACAACAGAAGCTTTAAAAACTATTTCAACTTTTGTAGCTAAACATGGAACAACAAACTTTTTAGCAACAACTTTAACAAGTACAAAAGAAAATCTAGAAAAAGTATTATCAATAGCAGGAGAATTACAAAATAAAGAGCTAGATGGAGCTAATATTTTTGGAGTTCATATGGAAGGACCATATTTTGATGTTCAATATAAAGGAGCACAAAATGAAAAATATATAAAACCTGCTGGAATTGAAGAGATAAAAGAATTTTTATCTGTAAAACCTGGATTAGTAAAATTATTCTCAATGTCACCAAAAGGAGATTCAGCTCTTGAAGCTATTAAATATTTAAGAAGTCAAGGTGTTGTAGTATCAATAGGACACTCTGCTATATTCTTTGATGATGTTCAAAAAGCTATAAAAGCTGGATTAGGACACTCAACTCATACATTTAATGGAATGAGAGGAATTAACCATAGAGAACTTGGAGTTGCAGGAGCTGTATTAAACAGTGATGATATTATGGCAGAAGTTATTTTCGATAAAATTCACGTTCATCCTGAAACAGTAAGACTTATGATAAGAGCTAAAGGTGTTGACAAAATAGAATGTATAACAGACGCTATGAGTGCTACTGGACTTGCTGAAGGAAACTATAAACTAGGAGAACTAGATGTTTATGTAAAAGATAATCAAGCTAGATTAGTAAGCAATGATTCATTAGCTGGAAGTGTACTTACTCTAGATAAAGCATTTAAAAATATTATTGAATTAGGATATAGCATTTTTGATGCAGTAAAAATGACAAGTACAAATGCTGCTAGAGAATTCGGATTAAATGCTGGAGAAGTAGCAGAAGGAAAAGATGCTGACTTAGTAATTCTTAACCCAGATTACAGTGTAGATATGACACTTGTAAAAGGAAAAATAAAATATAAAGCATAG